One window of Athalia rosae chromosome 4, iyAthRosa1.1, whole genome shotgun sequence genomic DNA carries:
- the LOC125500656 gene encoding uncharacterized protein LOC125500656 has product MQLHLIRFDLFLPLLVSLMIVEALEELSPVSTLTAKPIAMSFERVSSSWARNGEGSDGFHPEFVLKSAEIGGSMSHFDQKIGGPWRRRAVGNRKVSKMTYPSANYSTAKLAEKMAEEALSSREMQNTIKELTSLKGHIKQHVQERVEELEDQMEKISQSTKSTTHSPPKTTVRNKATHKRHRSHAARKPKGHRKPNRKHHRPKHHSKRHYPMNPQSRDVKGRTESP; this is encoded by the exons ATGCAGCTTCATTTAATCAG aTTCGACCTATTTCTACCGCTACTTGTCAGCTTGATGATCGTTGAAGCTCTAGAAGAATTGTCACCCGTTTCGACACTTACGGCCAAACCTATTGCAATGTCATTCGAACGAGTTTCGTCTTCCTGGGCAAGAAATGGGGAAGGCTCCGATGGCTTTCACCCTGAGTTTGTTTTAAAATCAGCTGAAATCGGAGGATCGATGTCACattttgatcaaaaaattggtGGGCCTTGGCGTCGTCGTGCTGTTGGCAACCGAAAGGTCAGCAAAATGACCTATCCTAGCGCTAATTATTCCACGGCAAAGTTGGCGGAAAAAATGGCAGAAGAAGCTCTCAGCTCCAGAGAAATGCAGAACACAATCAAAGAACTGACCTCTCTGAAAGGCCACATCAAACAACATGTACAAGAAAGGGTGGAAGAACTGGAAgatcaaatggaaaaaatatctcagTCAACCAAATCGACGACCCATAGCCCACCGAAAACGACCGTTAGGAACAAAGCTACGCACAAAAGGCACAGAAGCCATGCCGCGCGAAAGCCCAAAGGGCATCGGAAGCCAAATCGGAAACATCACCGTCCAAAACATCATTCGAAACGTCATTATCCAATG AATCCTCAAAGTCGGGACGTAAAAGGGAGAACAGAAAGTCCGTGA
- the LOC125500655 gene encoding uncharacterized protein LOC125500655 — MEKKRYGEFKGNLTKKSLRPHAVHGNCGEATISRQNTGESHVARRKGLIAQLMRTTTRDPTKKNPGDQGVEYSEYYSDNDILLPEIREPLKLSENARDLKERMRSIQDSEGDDFMDQNYYDLSDDSEAFQTAVERAKRNDQKTVEVMEAPANFMEYVDSSYRPVQMHGIGENDGIPKYIANRNYIRDRRVNVAYNPVGDPSVEVVAPRPVTNNEFFPTNMRYGNSQFVKNPAPMLNMNPSMNVPVPIQQFYPVKSKPPYYSVGDLPPANSLGFSISTSLGKPLNGTGPMDYVIPDNEKLSKFGDASSAAIREPFQDIRGAFGSATPASRGSSAALELSKNYFATFKATPSLIDSASRLLNSGVQDIKLNLGAPEVEYLNHRAPDHPTSHEKNPRGSGAVKKSKRKESDSTKTVEETSPATTESSDSKKQADETSSPTTESSSVKSQTEHAPSSTTESSSVKNRTVCKTTKSADHNSLATTSSQALVNVNSSVSGPANSTISGNSTVSANTTVSENTTIAVNQTRVVASQILSEIMGELEEMRLENPKDEQKEGLPCKLTGSWVTTKAGVRIDMKVTNHSINVSLDYLTPPITTEGLLNVTWNATGFAPFKRGGPFTLIATNNHTKTLAVFVGACKVCQGIDTIEGTWTVSREPRDCRDFQMSTNIFNEIFRRTRLYSAIKDKQLKQLDEKNSSTGMTPVTNSSSSESSSTTHEGLMTPEKSHNETLRLNGTFK, encoded by the exons ATGGAAAAGAAACGCTATGGAGAGTTCAAAGGCAATCTGACTAAAAAATCACTACGTCCTCATGCGGTCCACGGGAATTGTGGAGAGGCTACGATTTCGCGTCAAAATACAGGCGAGAGTCACGTGGCCCGGAGAAAAGGCCTGATTGCCCAACTCATGCGAACTACCACTCGTGATCCGACCAAGAAAAATCCGGGCGATCAGGGGGTGGAATATTCCGAATACTATAGCGACAACGATATTCTGTTACCAGAGATCAGGGAGCCGCTTAAACTGAGTGAAAACGCTAGAGATCTCAAAGAACGAATGCGATCCATTCAAGACAGCGAGGGTGATGATTTTATGGATCAAAATTACTACGATTTATCTGACGACTCTGAGGCATTCCAGACGGCCGTTGAGAGGGCGAAAAGAAACGATCAGAAGACTGTAGAAGTTATGGAGGCACCGGCAAACTTTATGGAATATGTGGACAGCTCCTACAGACCTGTACAAATGCATGGGATCGGTGAAAATGATGGGATACCAAAATACATCGCAAATCGTAATTACATTCGTGATCGACGAGTCAATGTAGCGTATAATCCGGTCGGTGATCCTTCCGTAGAGGTCGTTGCGCCGAGACCAGTGACCAATAACGAATTCTTTCCTACAAATATGCGGTATGGAAATTCACAATTCGTCAAAAATCCTGCACCGATGCTCAATATGAATCCGTCGATGAACGTCCCGGTACCAATTCAACAGTTTTATCCCGTGAAAAGTAAACCCCCATATTATTCAGTCGGTGACTTGCCACCGGCAAATTCTCTtggtttttcgatttcaaccTCACTAGGAAAACCGTTGAACGGTACAGGTCCGATGGATTACGTCATTCCGGATAACGAGAAACTATCGAAATTTGGCGATGCGTCTTCTGCAGCTATTCGCGAACCTTTCCAAGACATTCGTGGAGCTTTCGGATCCGCAACTCCTGCCAGCAGAGGATCCTCCGCAGCTTTggaattatcaaaaaattatttcgcgacCTTTAAGGCGACACCTTCGCTCATCGATTCGGCATCGAGGTTACTCAATTCTGGGGTCCAAGATATCAAGCTGAATCTCGGAGCGCCAGAAGTTGAGTATTTGAATCACCGGGCTCCCGATCATCCTACGTCCCACGAAAAGAATCCTCGGGGATCCGGAGccgttaaaaaatcgaaacgaaaagaatcTGATTCCACGAAAACGGTCGAGGAAACGTCACCAGCAACAACGGAGTCTAGTGACTCGAAAAAACAGGCAGACGAGACATCGTCACCTACGACAGAATCCAGTAGCGTAAAAAGCCAGACCGAACATGCGCCGTCGAGTACGACAGAATCTAGCAGCGTTAAAAATCGAACAGTTTGTAAGACCACGAAGAGCGCGGATCACAACTCGTTAGCGACAACATCTTCCCAGGCTTTGGTCAACGTGAATTCCAGTGTTTCAGGACCCGCGAATTCGACGATCTCAGGAAACTCGACGGTTTCCGCTAATACAACTGTCTCCGAGAACACGACGATCGCAGTAAACCAAACGAGGGTGGTCGCCAGCCAGATTTTAAGCGAAATTATGGGTGAACTCGAAGAGATGAGATTGGAAAATCCGAAAGACGAACAAAAAGAAG GTTTGCCCTGCAAACTGACAGGATCATGGGTGACGACAAAGGCCGGCGTTCGGATCGATATGAAAGTAACAAATCACAGCATAAATGTATCTTTGGATTATCTTACCCCACCAATAACCACCGAAGGACTCCTCAACGTGACTTGGAACGCAACTGGTTTCGCACCGTTCAAACGCGGAGGTCCTTTCACTTTGATCGCAACGAATAATCACACCAAAACACTCGCCGTTTTCGTTG GAGCGTGCAAAGTTTGTCAAGGTATCGATACGATAGAAGGTACCTGGACAGTTTCACGGGAGCCGAGGGACTGCAGGGACTTTCAAATGTCGACAAATATATTCAACGAAATATTCAGACGCACGCGTCTCTATTCTGCAATTAAGGACAAACAATTGAAGCAattagatgagaaaaattcgagcaCAGGGATGACTCCGGTCACCAATTCTTCGAGTTCGGAAAGCTCGAGTACAACACACGAAGGGTTAATGACTCCGGAGAAATCCCATAACGAAACTTTAAGACTCAATGGGACGTTTAAATGA
- the LOC105692566 gene encoding uncharacterized protein LOC105692566, which translates to MADDPNRDILPVKDDSCYGSIRCFSDIDPRERHIVCKLDRYQLEDRYLRLLDEVQGLKKLSNSQEDKIKRLATKLMRSASSTRACPAALAINEDRERITRLELENTRLKDKAYTLKNQLLSHRGPRSPSRCRRVASGVSSGPTTYRSDSARTKYQSQPRQGFEDNNLQNYLTKIEELESEKNEMIKRIADLESQIAGHVAGIQREKVQDNVEYIRMWRHMKQANDKLVSVQATNEMLHAQIGDLKRLLEETTKNNREVTAALVAEKQRLSEIDEQITIAKDTQLSLREKEEQIRGLTNEMTILKQHNEELIALSSKFGQVEIENMELKRKVSECAQDNQNLKSALNSEQTDHAALKAANDQLMKKIEELQRNMDNLTVQLMTFQNQGDERLVSKGTQSEIKCADKNIGTSLTPNSPLSSPSDENKELFSDYAADHEPDADSGDIQKIKVSKKGSDPAGSRGHGKSTGPKSKKTTSKKKTKNISESESESSSHPNTRAGVDHKSNPIPQAKVATMSREKMLKLLDQAQISTPLEAQNAARMRQFDATGGQNDASIFPESYRQVINLETLLFGNSNDKNDRSPEETADSSFDPKQILLTLFEILQSYSERIPKIAEGSCTCCDLRSRSAENFAHKIGGNLKLKVTDFNRLENGQMNPSGKPCSILYEKLKNGCNRMKIADEEINEDQNLRQKFNETGCCTCTSNLKCHSTTSDCDYSCCIPETDPGLLLMGKRNFFCPNNSAISKQGEFENIGSTIQETFDSIYTGRDSRCDCPTNHFDLRKEIKLGNINDRSMIENGLSGNSLKLQACKEILQAHYHLNSDCKQEKNINTCDVDCHNTNECGDTPRLSRSTTFPLLITKGQGLIEIHIASLQLSSKAKKLISKKNPQEISIFISWDMCGQETAFTPILKYPSLSFNSSSVYRVCELQNFFDFVLREHIIFQVHLTNPDEETSTVAKAKLNIKDILDYPQNKLHYVTPVLSTLPCSCGNNFGQLSLWIRLSCDIDLVENFKDRCGLVNRDLKTQPPVQPRKENVEPSVLVKKSTPKNSAPHNDLYSYPELTTAPVRDIMQETNDLYKNNDLGQIAIAKSNRLDTIRESGLSNFFISEVTFGESLTNLFALSGSHRAVATARIRPGVSPEKKSSFTRDLRMTALHERVDSNQQVESASIREFNNVLKNKENETSLGETGSGTTIRDLEKVIADEKWEEYKRSSLGGNSGSLQPKFEDASYGSTRETSGSRNVTLSKDTIIISIVTMTLFDKTSLMNNPDIQLLYIEYSFLGMRGADMETASLPKPTNKGESMVYNFTRRFTIDDGYHISQKNMLTAMLSGTASPRIRFVIVSEPLPEDMDTKECVEVGHADLNIREYALGDGLRDVPLIIMDPSQSEQLGMLKVRRSGDGVQVDFIMRNYFSDNNRRH; encoded by the exons ATGGCAGACGATCCGAACCGAGATATTCTTCCAGTTAAGGACGATTCCTGCTACGGAAGCATTCGATGCTTCAGCGACATAG ATCCCAGAGAACGTCACATAGTGTGCAAACTCGACCGCTACCAACTGGAAGATAGGTATTTGCGGCTTCTGGATGAGGTCCAAGGTCTCAAGAAATTATCCAATAGTCAGGAAGACAAGATCAAGAGACTAGCAACGAAATTAATGCGATCTGCAAGCTCCACAAGAGCCTGTCCCGCTGCGCTCGCAATCAACGAGGATCGGGAGAGAATCACCAGATTGGAATTAGAAAATACTaga ttgAAGGACAAAGCGTACACGTTAAAAAACCAACTGCTGAGTCACAGAGGTCCCAGGTCACCGTCGAGATGTCGGCGTGTCGCAAGTGGCGTATCTTCTGGACCAAC AACATACAGAAGCGACAGTGCTCGTACGAAATACCAATCCCAACCACGACAGGGATTCGAGGACAACAATTTGCAAAATTATCTAACAAAGATAGAA gaactcgagagcgaaaaaaatgaaatgattaagCGAATAGCTGACTTGGAAAGTCAAATCGCTGGGCACGTAGCCGGAatccaaagagaaaaagtccAGGACAACGTGGAGTACATTCGAATGTGGCGTCATATGAAGCAAGCAAACGATAAACTTGTGTCTGTCCAAGCTACGAACGAAATGCTCCACGCACAAATAGGAGATCTGAAGAGACTTTTGGAAGAGACGACTAA AAACAACAGGGAAGTCACAGCAGCATTAGTGGCCGAGAAACAACGACTATCGGAAATAGATGAGCAAATTACGATTGCCAAAGACACCCAGTTAAGTCTACGCGAGAAGGAGGAACAGATTCGCGGTCTCACGAATGAGATGACGATTCTAAAGCAGCATAATGAAGAGTTAATTGCTTTGAGTTCAAAGTTCGGGCAAGTGGAGATCGAGAATATGGAGCTGAAGAGGAAGGTCTCCGAGTGCGCGCAAGACAACCAAAATCTAAAATCCGCTTTAAATTCGGAGCAAACCGACCATGCTGCTCTGAAAGCCGCGAACGATCAGctgatgaagaaaatagagGAACTCCAAAGAAATATGGACAATTTAACTGTGCAGCTCATG ACATTTCAGAATCAAGGAGATGAACGTCTCGTATCAAAGGGAACTCAAAGCGAAATAAAATGTGCCGACAAAAATATCGGGACTTCATTAACACCCAATAGTCCTCTTTCCAGTCcgtcggatgaaaataaagaattattTTCGGACTACGCAGCAGATCACGAGCCTGATGCAGATTCCGGCGATATACAGAAGATTAAAGTTTCGAAGAAGGGATCCGATCCTGCAGGTTCGCGAGGCCATGGAAAGTCGACTGggccaaaatcgaaaaaaactactagtaaaaaaaagacgaaaaatatttctgaaaGCGAAAGCGAGTCGTCATCTCATCCGAATACTCGAGCTGGCGTTGATCATAAATCGAATCCAATACCTCAAGCAAAAGTTGCAACTATGTCacgagaaaaaatgttgaaactcTTGGACCAGGCGCAGATAAGTACGCCGTTGGAGGCTCAAAATGCTGCGAGAATGCGGCAATTTGATGCAACTGGCGGACAAAATGACGCTTCCATATTCCCAGAATCTTATAGGCAAGTGATTAATCTTGAAACATTGCTGTTCGGTAATTCTA atgacaaaaatgaccgaaGTCCTGAGGAGACTGCTGATAGCTCTTTCGACCCGAAACAAATTCTGTTAACTCTGTTCGAGATCCTGCAATCCTACAGTGAAAGAATTCCTAAGATTGCAGAAGGCTCCTGCACCTGCTGCGACTTGCGGTCACGTAGCGCGGAAAACTTTGCACATAAAATTGGAGgaaatttaaaattaaaagtaacAGATTTCAACCGGCTAGAAAATGGGCAAATGAATCCCTCTGGTAAGCCCTGCTCGattttgtatgaaaaattaaagaacgGATGTAACAGGATGAAAATCGCAGATGAGGAAATTAACGAGGATCAAAATCTCCGGCAGAAATTTAACGAAACTGGATGCTGCACCTGTACATCGAATCTCAAATGCCACTCCACTACTTCAGACTGTGATTACAGTTGCTGCATACCTGAAACCGATCCTGGTTTGCTACTCATGGGAAAACGTAACTTTTTTTGCCCAAATAATTCAGCGATCAGCAAGCAAGGTGAATTCGAGAATATCGGGTCAACGATTCAGGAGactttcgattcaatttacaCGGGACG TGATAGCAGATGTGACTGTCCCACCAATCACTTCGATCTTCGGAAAGAGATAAAACTTGGGAATATAAATGATCGATCAATGATCGAAAACGGATTGAGTGGCAACTCCCTAAAATTGCAGGCGTGCAAAGAAATACTGCAAGCTCACTATCATTTAAATAGTGATTGTAAACAGGAG AAGAACATTAATACCTGTGATGTGGATTGTCACAATACAAACGAGTGCGGCGATACGCCGAGGCTTAGCAGAAGCACCACATTTCCTTTGCTGATTACTAAGGGGCAGGGACTTATCGAAATCCATATAGCCTCGCTTCAGCTCTCTTCAAAG gcAAAAAAACTGATTTCAAAAAAGAATCCGCAAGAAATATCCATTTTTATTAGCTGGGATATGTGCGGTCAAGAAACGGCGTTTACACCAATTCTGAAATATCCCTCGCTGAGCTTCAATTCATCGTCGGTCTACCGCGTGTGCGAACTGCAgaactttttcgatttcgTACTTCGAGAACACATTATTTTTCAGGTGCATTTAACAAATCCAGACGAGGAGACTTCCACGGTGGCTAAAGCGAAGCTTAATATAAAAGACATCCTGGACTATCCCCAAAATAAACTGCACTACGTAACGCCAGTTCTCAGCACATTGCCGTGTTCCTGCGGGAACAATTTTGGACAATTATCCCTATGGATTAGACTCAGCTGCGACATCGatttagttgaaaattttaaagatCGATGCGGTTTGGTCAACAGAGATCTGAAAACTCAACCTCCGGTACAACCGAGAAAGGAAAATGTTGAGCCATCTGTACTCGTCAAAAAAAGCACGCCAAAGAACTCCGCCCCCCACAATGACTTGTATTCGTATCCAGAACTTACCACCGCACCGGTACGCGATATTATGCAAGAAACTAATGATTTGTACAAGAATAACGATTTGGGGCAAATAGCGATAGCAAAGAGTAACCGCTTGGACACGATCCGTGAATCTGgtttgtcgaatttttttatttctgaagtTACTTTTGGAGAAAGTTTGACAAATCTATTCGCGTTGTCCGGCAGCCATAGAGCAGTGGCAACGGCAAGAATTCGACCAGGTGTCagtccagaaaaaaaatcaag CTTTACCCGAGACTTGAGGATGACAGCGTTGCATGAACGAGTGGATAGTAACCAGCAGGTCGAAAGTGCCAGCATCAGAGAGTTCAACaatgttttaaaaaat aaagaaaatgaaacttcTCTCGGTGAGACTGGTAGCGGAACGACGATACGCGACTTGGAGAAGGTGATCGCTGACGAAAAGTGGGAAGAATACAAGCGCAGTAGCCTTGGAGGAAACAGTGGCA GTTTACAGCCGAAATTCGAGGACGCGAGTTACGGAAGCACTCGTGAGACGTCCGGTAGCAGAAATGTG ACTTTGTCCAAGGACACGATCATAATATCAATAGTGACAATGACCCTCTTCGACAAAACTAGTCTCATGAACAATCCTGACATCCAATTGCTCTACATTGAATATTCGTTCCTTGGCATGCGGGGTGCTGACATGGAAACCGCATCGTTACCCAAGCCGACAAATAAGGGAGAATCCATGGTCTACAATTTCACAAGAA GATTCACCATTGACGACGGATATCATATTTCGCAGAAAAATATGCTCACCGCGATGTTGTCAGGCACCGCCAGCCCGCGAATCAGATTCGTTATTGTCAGCGAGCCGCTTCCAGAGGATATGGATACTAAGGAATGTGTGGAAGTGGG ACACGCGGACTTAAATATTAGAGAATATGCTCTGGGCGATGGCTTGAGGGATGTCCCGTTGATAATAATGGACCCATCGCAGTCGGAACaactcggaatgttgaaagtGAGACGATCAGGTGACGGTGTGCAAGTTGATTTTATtatgagaaattatttttcagataaCAATCGACGGCATTGA